One part of the Aurantibacillus circumpalustris genome encodes these proteins:
- a CDS encoding gliding motility-associated C-terminal domain-containing protein has protein sequence MVILDQWNQLVFSKEAYNNEWDGKNMGGEILPDATYYYILTFPESNKKYTGFITLLRNK, from the coding sequence GTGGTTATACTGGATCAGTGGAACCAACTGGTATTTTCAAAAGAAGCTTATAACAACGAGTGGGACGGAAAAAATATGGGAGGTGAAATTTTGCCAGATGCCACATATTATTACATCTTAACCTTTCCGGAAAGCAACAAAAAGTATACCGGTTTTATTACGCTATTAAGGAATAAATAA
- a CDS encoding T9SS type A sorting domain-containing protein, with amino-acid sequence MQEVYGNEMELVRLPFPETGEGERKMHTASTTTLAQKENEMNLEVSHLKVYPNPTDNSFNLLYSSENDKETFYSVRDILGKEMASGTLRPNVVAEINSSVFKNGIYFITLIQNNKLVEKKKLIIMK; translated from the coding sequence ATGCAGGAAGTATACGGCAACGAAATGGAGTTGGTGCGTTTACCTTTCCCTGAAACAGGAGAAGGAGAAAGGAAAATGCATACAGCAAGCACTACTACCTTAGCTCAAAAAGAAAATGAAATGAACCTTGAAGTAAGTCATTTGAAAGTTTATCCAAATCCTACCGACAATAGTTTTAATTTGTTATACAGCAGTGAGAATGATAAAGAGACTTTTTACAGTGTAAGAGACATTCTTGGCAAAGAAATGGCATCGGGTACATTGCGGCCAAATGTAGTTGCCGAAATAAATTCTTCGGTGTTTAAAAATGGAATTTATTTCATAACTTTAATACAGAACAATAAATTGGTTGAAAAAAAGAAACTCATTATTATGAAGTAA
- a CDS encoding T9SS type A sorting domain-containing protein, which translates to MQLRDKNFLTCGSWVISYSGNQPRNKGLLVKFDISGNIIWSKKYDPVSFYNGIGYLYELPDGDIMMTGKADTNYYNVKPQILRTDKNGNVKWQKHTGHFENEVEGFYSMHPTADKGFVFASAVPLMSSLKPYGIIKIDSTGCDTVEQWCKSIALGIGNFTKLSGFNVELFPNPASGFVNLKVDAPQSEGFVIKLNDVSGRLLVELALETNNTLEINTSGYKAGVYFVSIFYEGRMVEMKRLVVVR; encoded by the coding sequence GTGCAGCTTAGAGACAAGAATTTTCTGACTTGTGGGTCGTGGGTAATTTCTTATTCTGGTAATCAACCTAGAAATAAAGGATTACTTGTAAAATTTGATATTAGCGGGAATATTATCTGGAGTAAAAAGTATGATCCCGTTTCCTTTTATAATGGCATAGGATATTTATATGAGCTTCCCGATGGAGATATTATGATGACTGGTAAAGCAGATACAAACTATTATAATGTTAAGCCACAGATTTTAAGGACTGACAAAAACGGGAACGTCAAATGGCAAAAACATACAGGACATTTCGAAAACGAAGTCGAAGGCTTCTATAGTATGCACCCTACCGCTGATAAAGGATTTGTTTTTGCTTCAGCAGTTCCGTTGATGTCTTCATTAAAACCTTATGGTATCATAAAAATAGATAGCACTGGTTGCGATACAGTGGAGCAGTGGTGTAAAAGCATTGCTTTGGGTATAGGTAATTTTACAAAGTTAAGTGGGTTTAATGTGGAGTTGTTTCCAAACCCTGCAAGTGGTTTTGTAAATTTAAAAGTTGATGCGCCGCAAAGTGAAGGGTTTGTAATCAAGTTAAATGATGTCAGTGGCAGGCTGCTTGTGGAGCTTGCTTTAGAGACAAATAATACTTTGGAAATTAATACGAGTGGGTATAAGGCCGGGGTTTATTTTGTAAGTATTTTTTACGAGGGCAGGATGGTGGAGATGAAGAGGTTGGTGGTTGTGAGGTGA
- a CDS encoding GIY-YIG nuclease family protein, protein MKKGGAIYIMTNSLNTTLYVGVTSNLVKRIKEHKNHLHPDSFTARYNLHKLVYYEVFHNIVDAINREKQLKAGSRRKKIDLINSINPRWNDLYAEISDN, encoded by the coding sequence ATGAAAAAAGGTGGTGCTATTTATATAATGACAAATTCATTAAATACTACTTTGTATGTGGGTGTTACATCAAATTTAGTAAAGAGAATTAAAGAGCATAAAAATCACTTGCACCCAGATTCTTTTACTGCACGATACAATTTACATAAGTTGGTTTATTATGAAGTGTTTCACAACATTGTGGACGCAATTAATAGAGAAAAACAATTAAAAGCAGGTTCTAGAAGAAAGAAAATTGATCTTATAAATTCAATAAACCCTCGCTGGAATGATCTTTATGCTGAAATTTCAGATAATTAG
- a CDS encoding AMP-dependent synthetase/ligase: protein MELKRVFDILDRLKTYAPKKDILNVKEAKAGEKSGKQWVSYSLNDFIDNSNYVSAGLLHLGLRPSDTVAIMAGNCPQWNFVDFGSQQVSMPTAPIFPTISNSDLTFILNHSEAKILFISEKSIWLKLAAIEKDLKFLKFVFSFNKIEGVKHFSEFIALGKEHFNEEKITKLKNNVKEDDLMTLLYTSGTTGQPKGVMISHKNMMANVYVCEHMAPFTNKWKALSFLPLNHVYERFLVTLYLYHGVSIYYAESIETIGDNCREIHPQIFVAVPRVLERVLDRITSTGEKLTGSKKKIFDWSMRIAERFEFHGANGSWYALQRKIADELVYKKWRAAVGGEVIAVVSGGAALNPRLERIFYCAGLNLLQGYGLTETCVVLSVNRFDEDNRMFGTVGIPVENSEVKIAEEDGEILMKGPSLMMGYYKNPEATAEVIDKDGWFHTGDIGKLIEGRFLKITDRKKEIFKNSGGKYISPVLIENRLKECRYIEQCMVIGENQKFVSALIIPSFVNFKENAEHHGIEWKGNAEMIQSEELKKIIADHVKKINGTLAGFEQVKRYQLINAVWGVESGEITPKLSLRRKTIQEKNQALISKIFGQEE from the coding sequence ATGGAATTAAAAAGGGTATTCGACATTCTGGATAGGCTTAAAACCTACGCACCAAAAAAGGATATTTTAAATGTAAAGGAAGCCAAAGCTGGAGAGAAGTCAGGAAAACAATGGGTAAGTTATAGCTTAAACGATTTTATTGACAATTCTAATTATGTTAGCGCCGGCTTATTGCATTTGGGTTTAAGGCCAAGCGACACTGTGGCAATTATGGCCGGTAATTGTCCGCAATGGAATTTTGTGGACTTTGGTTCTCAACAGGTTTCTATGCCAACGGCGCCAATTTTCCCAACAATCAGTAATAGCGATCTTACTTTTATATTAAATCACAGCGAAGCAAAAATTCTTTTTATTTCAGAGAAATCTATTTGGTTAAAACTGGCTGCTATTGAAAAGGATTTAAAATTTTTAAAATTTGTTTTTTCTTTTAATAAGATTGAAGGCGTAAAACACTTTTCTGAATTTATAGCTCTGGGTAAAGAACATTTTAATGAAGAAAAAATAACCAAATTAAAAAATAATGTAAAGGAAGATGACTTAATGACACTTCTCTATACATCAGGAACAACAGGTCAACCAAAGGGAGTGATGATTTCTCATAAAAACATGATGGCGAATGTTTATGTATGCGAGCACATGGCACCTTTTACTAATAAATGGAAGGCTCTGAGTTTTTTACCACTCAATCATGTTTATGAGCGGTTTTTGGTGACTCTTTATTTATATCATGGTGTAAGTATTTATTATGCCGAGAGTATTGAAACAATCGGAGATAATTGTAGGGAGATTCATCCGCAAATTTTTGTAGCTGTTCCGCGCGTGCTCGAGCGTGTATTAGATAGAATTACATCGACCGGAGAAAAATTGACAGGCTCTAAAAAGAAAATTTTTGATTGGAGTATGCGAATCGCTGAGCGTTTTGAATTTCACGGCGCAAATGGGTCTTGGTATGCTTTACAAAGAAAAATTGCAGATGAACTCGTTTATAAAAAGTGGCGTGCTGCCGTTGGGGGAGAAGTAATTGCCGTAGTGAGTGGCGGAGCAGCCTTAAATCCAAGGCTGGAGCGAATTTTTTATTGCGCTGGTTTAAATTTATTACAAGGTTATGGTTTAACCGAAACTTGCGTTGTTTTATCAGTGAACCGTTTTGATGAAGATAATCGCATGTTTGGAACCGTTGGTATACCAGTTGAAAACTCTGAAGTTAAAATTGCCGAAGAGGATGGAGAAATTTTAATGAAGGGGCCGAGTCTAATGATGGGTTACTACAAAAACCCTGAAGCCACGGCAGAAGTGATTGATAAAGACGGTTGGTTTCATACCGGAGATATTGGAAAACTTATTGAAGGAAGATTTCTAAAGATAACAGATAGAAAAAAAGAAATTTTTAAAAACAGCGGGGGTAAATATATTTCGCCAGTCTTAATCGAAAATAGATTAAAAGAATGCCGTTACATTGAGCAGTGTATGGTAATTGGCGAAAATCAGAAATTTGTATCTGCTCTAATTATTCCTTCGTTTGTCAACTTTAAAGAAAACGCAGAGCATCACGGAATTGAATGGAAAGGCAATGCAGAAATGATTCAAAGTGAAGAATTAAAAAAGATAATTGCAGATCATGTGAAGAAAATAAATGGAACGTTGGCGGGTTTCGAACAGGTAAAACGTTACCAATTAATAAATGCTGTTTGGGGTGTTGAAAGTGGGGAAATAACTCCGAAGCTCAGTTTACGAAGAAAAACGATTCAAGAAAAAAATCAAGCCTTAATTTCTAAAATATTCGGGCAAGAAGAGTAA
- a CDS encoding T9SS type A sorting domain-containing protein, which produces MRLFISILLGLSFFKGNSQNTLYDSLSGFDFSKAMREAHLKNFFGNEAKVYLHYSERDFLINKYQLAVNPSTQVNSKKYSTNQVANLPCLNEDFESVATGPLPLSSSGWTVTEAMNNTMNTVLCGQNLSFTTPTVNNNAIVVATPYTDANCNHVPNSPFGGSNVIQLNKNNQSTTKITKIAQTFNVTMTNWFYKYAYKGVFYAATHGCCSDPVLMIRFFDCSNNLISSISHTVVPEDETCVTNSFSCGLKSSWPWVGGITSSAIRFTPNWVVEGVNLSQYIGSCVTVEVLAANCTGAAHQGYCYFDSECSSTGGISVNGLVQSSLSFTSCAPSATLVGLPCFNNYSWQGPSTSSVSGFTNSVIITNVPGTYTLVANSGTISSTQIITVNFVTSLPTVSISSTSQIGCVGNSFTLTANASGAVSYLWNTLVTTSSLTTPSLNSNAVYSVTVTDANGCTATDIKTITVQPPIIPIVSIIPTNSILCLGQSSILTANNNGVISYTWSTGANTPTIAISPTSNNMTYSVTVTNSLGCSNSAFANFTVQSAAPIATTAQPSVTICSGQIVVLNAFGSAHTTFSWSTGATVSAIQVFPSVTTVYTVNAQDSTNQCWATAIRTVVVKPCLGILDQNMNLENAIEVFPNPASESFTIKAKTSTKVNVINDCGQIIEELNLIETNHYSKIISGLPKGIYIVRTENHSIKLIVK; this is translated from the coding sequence ATGAGGCTCTTTATATCTATTTTATTAGGATTGTCTTTTTTCAAAGGCAATTCTCAAAACACTTTATACGATTCACTTTCTGGTTTTGATTTTTCAAAAGCAATGCGCGAAGCCCATCTCAAAAATTTTTTTGGAAACGAAGCCAAAGTATATTTACACTATTCAGAAAGAGACTTTTTAATTAACAAATATCAATTAGCAGTAAACCCTTCTACGCAAGTAAATTCCAAAAAATACTCAACAAATCAAGTAGCGAATTTGCCCTGTTTAAATGAAGATTTCGAGTCGGTAGCCACTGGTCCGCTTCCTTTAAGTTCTAGTGGATGGACGGTGACCGAAGCTATGAACAACACGATGAACACCGTTTTATGTGGTCAAAATTTAAGTTTTACAACCCCAACTGTAAATAACAATGCCATTGTTGTTGCAACACCATATACAGATGCAAACTGCAATCATGTGCCAAATTCTCCATTTGGAGGAAGCAATGTCATTCAACTAAACAAAAATAATCAAAGCACGACTAAAATAACCAAAATTGCACAGACCTTTAATGTCACTATGACGAATTGGTTTTACAAGTATGCGTATAAAGGGGTCTTCTATGCAGCCACACATGGCTGCTGCAGCGATCCTGTTTTGATGATTCGTTTTTTTGATTGCTCAAATAATTTAATTAGCTCCATCAGTCATACCGTAGTGCCAGAAGATGAAACTTGCGTTACAAACTCATTTAGCTGTGGGTTAAAATCATCCTGGCCATGGGTTGGTGGAATAACCTCTTCAGCAATTCGATTTACCCCAAATTGGGTTGTTGAAGGCGTGAATTTGAGTCAATACATTGGTTCTTGTGTCACGGTTGAAGTTTTAGCCGCAAACTGCACAGGCGCTGCTCATCAGGGTTATTGTTACTTCGATTCAGAATGTTCCTCAACGGGAGGTATATCCGTAAATGGGCTAGTTCAAAGTAGTTTATCGTTCACTTCTTGCGCGCCATCAGCCACACTTGTTGGCCTACCCTGTTTTAATAATTATTCATGGCAAGGTCCTTCTACATCATCTGTATCAGGTTTTACCAACTCTGTTATTATAACTAATGTGCCAGGCACTTATACGCTTGTGGCAAATTCAGGAACAATAAGTAGTACGCAAATAATTACTGTAAATTTTGTAACTAGTTTACCAACGGTAAGCATTTCAAGTACATCACAAATTGGTTGTGTAGGAAATTCTTTTACATTAACAGCTAATGCAAGCGGTGCTGTTTCTTATCTGTGGAATACTCTAGTCACAACTTCTTCCTTAACTACTCCTTCTTTGAATTCTAATGCTGTTTATTCTGTAACGGTGACCGATGCGAATGGTTGCACTGCTACTGATATTAAAACAATTACTGTACAACCTCCTATAATTCCTATCGTATCAATTATACCTACAAATTCCATTCTTTGTTTAGGTCAATCTAGTATCCTCACCGCAAACAATAATGGTGTAATTTCATACACATGGAGTACTGGTGCAAATACGCCTACAATTGCGATTTCACCAACCTCAAATAACATGACTTATTCCGTTACAGTAACAAATTCTTTGGGATGCTCCAACTCTGCTTTTGCGAATTTTACAGTGCAATCTGCAGCACCAATTGCCACTACAGCACAACCCAGTGTTACTATTTGCTCAGGCCAAATAGTTGTACTGAATGCATTTGGATCCGCGCACACTACGTTTTCTTGGAGCACGGGCGCTACAGTTTCTGCTATTCAGGTATTTCCTTCAGTCACAACAGTTTATACAGTAAACGCACAAGACTCCACTAATCAGTGTTGGGCAACTGCTATTAGAACAGTTGTGGTGAAACCATGCCTGGGTATTTTAGATCAAAATATGAATCTCGAAAACGCCATCGAAGTTTTTCCTAACCCTGCTAGCGAATCGTTTACCATAAAGGCTAAAACTTCAACTAAGGTCAATGTAATAAATGATTGTGGTCAAATCATCGAAGAATTGAATCTTATAGAAACTAATCATTATTCTAAAATAATTAGTGGCTTACCTAAAGGAATTTATATAGTTAGAACAGAAAATCATTCTATTAAATTAATTGTCAAATAA
- the kbl gene encoding glycine C-acetyltransferase produces MYGQLKQQLQTTLAEIESNGLYKRERIITTPMDAVVKVNGKDVIIFCANNYLGLSSHPKVIEGAKKALDTHGFGMSSVRFICGTQDIHKTLEQKISSFLGTEDTILYAAAFDANGGVFEPLFDENDAIISDELNHASIIDGVRLCKAQRYRYKNCDMADLEEQLKKSQAQRNRIIVTDGVFSMDGFVAPLDKICDLADKYNALVMVDECHASGFIGKTGRGTIEAKNVIGRVDIITGTLGKALGGAMGGFTSARKEIVDILRQRSRPYLFSNSLAPSIVGASIAVFDLLTETTTLRDKLEWNVNYFKAGIKASGLEIKDGDSAIVPVMLYDAKLAQTFAAKLLDEGIYVIGFFFPVVPKDKARIRVQLSAAHEKDHLDKAIAAFTKVGKELGVIK; encoded by the coding sequence ATGTACGGTCAATTAAAACAACAACTGCAAACAACATTAGCCGAAATAGAGTCTAATGGTTTGTATAAACGCGAAAGAATTATCACCACTCCAATGGATGCTGTGGTAAAAGTGAATGGTAAAGACGTTATTATTTTTTGTGCTAATAATTATTTAGGACTTTCAAGTCACCCAAAAGTGATTGAAGGTGCTAAAAAGGCCTTAGATACTCATGGTTTTGGAATGAGCAGCGTGCGCTTTATTTGCGGAACTCAGGACATCCATAAAACACTCGAACAAAAAATTTCAAGCTTTTTAGGTACAGAAGATACCATTTTATATGCAGCCGCTTTTGACGCCAATGGCGGCGTGTTTGAGCCTTTGTTTGATGAGAACGATGCTATTATCAGCGACGAATTAAATCATGCAAGCATCATTGACGGAGTTCGTTTGTGTAAAGCCCAACGTTACCGTTACAAAAATTGCGACATGGCTGATTTGGAAGAACAATTAAAAAAATCGCAAGCACAACGTAACCGCATTATTGTTACCGATGGTGTATTTAGCATGGATGGATTTGTCGCGCCGCTTGATAAAATTTGTGATCTTGCTGATAAATACAATGCATTGGTGATGGTGGATGAATGTCATGCCAGCGGCTTTATCGGAAAAACTGGTCGCGGTACCATAGAAGCAAAAAACGTAATTGGTCGCGTTGATATTATAACCGGAACTCTTGGAAAAGCCTTGGGCGGCGCCATGGGTGGTTTTACCAGTGCAAGAAAAGAAATTGTAGATATTTTACGTCAACGTTCTCGTCCGTATTTATTCAGTAACTCTCTTGCGCCAAGTATTGTTGGTGCGAGTATTGCCGTGTTTGATCTGTTAACAGAAACAACCACCTTACGTGATAAATTAGAGTGGAATGTAAATTATTTTAAAGCTGGTATTAAAGCTTCTGGACTTGAAATTAAAGATGGCGACAGTGCCATTGTACCGGTAATGTTATACGACGCAAAATTGGCCCAAACTTTTGCTGCTAAATTATTAGACGAAGGGATTTACGTGATCGGATTTTTCTTTCCGGTTGTTCCAAAAGATAAAGCCCGTATTCGCGTTCAATTAAGCGCCGCACACGAAAAAGATCATTTAGATAAAGCAATTGCAGCCTTTACCAAAGTGGGTAAAGAGTTGGGGGTGATTAAATAA
- a CDS encoding VOC family protein yields the protein MSKYIISGIQQVGVGVSNVHEGFKWYNNHFGMDIPIFEEAAEANLMLPYTGGKPHKRHAILAINIKGGGGFEIWQYTSRTPQPPAFTPQVGDLGIFCAKIKTDNISATYDFLKSKNVKLLGGISVNPIGKKHFFLEDPFGNLFEIVEDTVWFSRGLKHTGGPVGVIFGVSNIEASIKFYDTILGYDTVIYKGEESYSDLGVLPGGNVKVKRAILTHSQERKGPFAPLFGNSYIELIEAVNYSPRKIFENRFWGDLGFIHLCFDIKNMAALKKKCEENGHPFTIDGGAGFEMGEASGHFTYIEDPDGALIEFVETKKIPIIKKMGWYLDLRKRRPERALPRWMLRALRFNRKKV from the coding sequence ATGAGCAAGTATATTATTTCAGGTATTCAGCAAGTTGGCGTTGGTGTTAGTAATGTTCACGAAGGATTTAAATGGTATAACAACCATTTTGGAATGGATATTCCCATTTTTGAAGAAGCGGCAGAAGCCAACCTCATGTTGCCTTATACTGGAGGTAAGCCGCACAAACGCCATGCTATTTTAGCTATTAATATTAAAGGCGGAGGTGGATTCGAAATTTGGCAATACACCAGTAGAACACCACAACCTCCTGCATTTACGCCTCAAGTTGGAGATCTTGGTATTTTCTGCGCTAAAATAAAAACCGATAACATTAGTGCTACCTACGATTTTTTGAAATCTAAAAATGTAAAACTACTTGGCGGTATTTCAGTGAATCCTATCGGCAAAAAACATTTTTTTCTGGAAGATCCTTTCGGTAATTTATTCGAGATTGTTGAGGACACTGTTTGGTTTTCAAGAGGCTTAAAACATACTGGGGGACCCGTTGGCGTAATTTTTGGTGTCAGCAATATTGAAGCTTCCATAAAATTTTACGATACAATTTTAGGTTACGATACCGTTATTTATAAAGGAGAAGAAAGTTACAGTGATCTAGGTGTTTTACCAGGCGGCAATGTAAAAGTAAAACGCGCCATTTTAACGCATAGTCAGGAACGTAAAGGCCCTTTTGCTCCTTTATTTGGCAACAGTTATATCGAGTTAATTGAAGCGGTGAATTATAGTCCGCGTAAAATTTTTGAAAACCGTTTCTGGGGCGATCTTGGTTTTATTCACTTATGTTTTGATATTAAAAACATGGCTGCTCTAAAAAAGAAATGCGAGGAAAATGGACATCCTTTCACCATCGATGGTGGTGCTGGTTTTGAAATGGGTGAAGCTTCAGGACATTTCACTTACATTGAAGATCCGGATGGTGCTTTGATTGAATTTGTAGAAACGAAAAAAATTCCAATCATAAAAAAAATGGGTTGGTATTTAGATCTCAGAAAACGTAGACCTGAGCGCGCTTTGCCACGCTGGATGTTAAGAGCTTTACGATTTAATAGAAAGAAAGTATAG
- a CDS encoding polymorphic toxin type 23 domain-containing protein, which produces MFTKKKIQIKLFFVLVLLSSKSIAQDLLVSEGNLGFNISLNLAFGTHFQRLGLNLHFFYVNDFFQANSEVRVYFNAKNLGPKLSYPELVLSQGLLFGYGAKQYTFFNPFLSSVSNQTSYLNSVAYSYNAWFNRRKTKQQTGIVAFQFNRISIISENDILARPTLDRFRTAAILIQYQQEDEFQAAINCTMWTGSMGNKHHILQKQVRSGCYMDTVGGVYTNSSHGLISAQIKYNIGYSQNLQANAGIDAEQIRNFVQNKVIHDMPFLPKKWNRSNNCHILMLDENEQPYLYQENQKVRKPKVFLNVFSNANVFY; this is translated from the coding sequence GTGTTTACGAAAAAGAAAATACAGATTAAATTATTTTTTGTACTAGTTTTACTATCCTCTAAATCTATAGCGCAAGATCTACTGGTTTCAGAAGGTAATCTTGGATTTAATATTTCTCTCAATTTAGCCTTTGGGACGCATTTTCAAAGACTCGGCCTAAACCTTCATTTTTTTTATGTCAATGATTTCTTTCAGGCAAACTCTGAAGTGCGTGTTTATTTCAACGCCAAAAATCTTGGTCCAAAATTAAGTTACCCCGAACTGGTACTTTCACAAGGGCTTCTGTTTGGTTACGGGGCAAAGCAATACACGTTCTTTAATCCATTTCTTTCTTCTGTTTCAAATCAAACTAGTTATTTAAATTCAGTAGCATACTCTTACAACGCTTGGTTTAACAGACGAAAAACAAAACAACAAACCGGCATTGTCGCTTTTCAGTTTAATAGAATTTCTATAATAAGTGAAAATGATATTTTAGCGCGTCCGACTTTAGATCGTTTTCGGACTGCTGCAATTTTAATACAATACCAGCAAGAAGATGAGTTTCAGGCAGCAATCAATTGTACAATGTGGACGGGAAGCATGGGAAACAAACATCATATTTTACAGAAGCAAGTCCGATCCGGGTGTTATATGGATACCGTTGGGGGAGTTTACACCAATTCATCACACGGATTAATAAGTGCGCAAATAAAGTATAATATTGGCTACTCACAAAACCTTCAAGCAAATGCAGGAATAGATGCTGAACAAATTAGAAACTTTGTACAGAACAAAGTAATTCATGACATGCCTTTTTTACCTAAAAAATGGAACAGATCAAATAATTGTCACATACTAATGTTAGATGAAAACGAGCAACCTTATTTGTATCAAGAAAATCAGAAGGTCCGAAAACCAAAAGTTTTTTTAAATGTATTTAGTAACGCGAATGTGTTTTATTGA
- a CDS encoding shikimate kinase, with the protein MKLKKSIFLTGFMGSGKTTAGKALATLLKTRFIDLDEFIEKKEGRDIPTIFEEEGEAKFREIETKRLQEILKLKDPHVISLGGGTVCFNDNLELIKKQGTLLYIDLPVNVLAERIKESKFTRPLLKNLSSEELINNIEEILTERKKFYEQAHILINGLNLTPQLILQKLGVYEKENTD; encoded by the coding sequence ATGAAACTAAAAAAATCTATATTCCTTACAGGCTTTATGGGGAGCGGAAAAACAACCGCTGGCAAAGCCTTAGCAACACTTTTAAAGACTCGGTTTATCGACCTGGATGAATTTATAGAAAAAAAAGAAGGCCGCGATATTCCCACTATTTTTGAAGAAGAAGGCGAAGCAAAATTCAGAGAAATTGAAACGAAACGCTTGCAGGAAATTCTTAAACTAAAAGATCCACATGTCATTTCATTGGGTGGCGGCACAGTTTGTTTTAATGATAATTTAGAACTTATAAAGAAACAAGGGACACTTCTTTATATTGACCTACCTGTTAACGTGCTTGCAGAACGAATCAAAGAATCAAAATTTACAAGGCCTCTTTTAAAAAATCTTTCGTCTGAAGAACTAATAAATAACATAGAAGAAATTCTTACAGAAAGAAAAAAGTTTTATGAGCAAGCGCATATACTGATAAATGGTTTAAATTTAACTCCACAACTCATTCTACAAAAACTAGGTGTTTACGAAAAAGAAAATACAGATTAA
- a CDS encoding DUF6272 family protein: MGTLIENLHNNNVIFSYYGFIDDKVLVEVLHITKSKLEGNNENPHIISRVNNAINECVDNVIKHNFYEDNEQVRYKSLLVVSKQQDDYTIDTINVVNSLQKESISEQLDFLKSQSKEELQVLKSKAFLGAEKNPQSGKGLIELALKADNCDCTFKTIDANYLFNINFKINTLN, translated from the coding sequence ATGGGAACTCTAATTGAAAATCTTCACAATAACAACGTTATCTTTAGTTATTATGGCTTTATTGATGATAAAGTACTAGTTGAAGTGTTGCATATTACCAAAAGTAAACTAGAAGGTAATAATGAAAACCCTCATATCATCAGCAGAGTAAACAACGCTATTAACGAATGTGTTGACAATGTAATTAAACATAATTTTTACGAAGACAACGAACAAGTGCGTTATAAATCCCTTTTAGTAGTTTCCAAACAACAGGACGATTATACAATTGACACTATTAACGTGGTGAATTCATTACAAAAAGAATCCATTAGTGAGCAGTTAGATTTTTTAAAATCCCAAAGCAAAGAAGAGTTACAGGTATTAAAATCAAAAGCTTTTTTAGGTGCTGAAAAAAATCCACAATCAGGAAAAGGATTGATTGAGCTTGCTTTAAAAGCCGACAACTGCGACTGTACCTTTAAAACCATCGACGCAAATTATTTATTCAATATCAATTTCAAGATTAACACGTTGAATTAA